The DNA segment ATCGCATTCGTGGAAGAGGCCAGAAAGGCAGGAGCCAGGATTATTGGCGCATCAGCCCTGATGTCCAGTACCATCGGTTCACAGAAGGACATCGTGGACTACTTGGTCTCTTCTGGAGACAGGAAGAAGTTCGCAGTACTCGTGGGCGGCGGTCCCACTACAAAGGAATGGGCGAAGGAGATCGGGGCCGACGGTTGCGGCATGACCGCCGTAGAGGCCGTGAAGCTGGCCGACAAGTTCGTCAAGGGCAGGTGAGTCCGTGGTACAGATCCTAGACGTTATGGAGAAGGCCCTTAACGGCAAGCCAATGAGCGAAACCGATTACCAGCTAAGGGTTTTCGCGCCCAAGGTTCAGGAGAAGGTCAGAGAGCACAAGATCAAGTTCGACCCGAGCAACCCCATCCCGAACGACAACTCGCTGGCAGACGATATCTTTGAGGCCGGGATGGAGCTCCTAGTCGATGTCGGCGCATACTGCACGACCAGCGGACGGGTCATCTCTTACACCGAGGCGGAAATAAAGAACGCCCTTAGGACCGCCCCGTCGAAGGTGCACTTCGGCGAGGGAAGGGACAGAAAAGCCCTCGTCAACAGGAAGGTCGGGGACAAGACACCTCCTTGGTGCCTCCTGGGCGCTGGAGGGGGTGCATGCTCCAGTGACAGATCGTTCCTTACGCTGGTGGAAGGCTACGCGGAGATACCCGAGACAAATGGGATCACCACCCCGGCCATAACGCGTGTCGGGGGTATGAGGGTCAGGCCAGCCTCGCCCCTGGAGGTCATGGCAGCCCAGAGGAATGCGGTGCTCGCCAGAGAGGCGTGCAATAGGGCGGGACGCCAGGGAATACCCATAATGAACTCCCTCGCGACTGCAGAATCCGATATCGCACTGGCTGCGGCCATGCACCCGAAGTTCGGGATGCGCCCATCCGATGGCTACATGATATGCTGCATGGACCCGATGAAGGTCGACTTCGCAAGGTTGAACAAGGTCGCAGTCGCACTGTCGTTGGGCGGTCCGATTGGAATGTGTTTCGGACCTCTTCTGGGAGGATACTCCGGCGGACCCGAAGGGACTGCGGTGTCGAATGTCGCGCACCACATGATGGGAATCCTGACCTACCAGTCGTCATGGCTGCTGCCGTTCACGATTCATCTGAAGTATGTTGCCAGCAGCCCCAGGGACATGCTCTGGGTCATCAGCACGATGGGTCAGGCGGTCTCAAGGAACACTCATCTCCTGAGCCTGAATCTGAACTACACGACAGCTGGACCATGCACTCCGATGTGCCTGTTTGAGACATCGGCGTCAGTGACTGCAGCGGTCACTGCTGGACTCTCTATAGAGTCGCTCGGCGTAGCGACGAACAAGCACGAGGACAGGACGACTCCAGTTGAGCCGAGGATTTCTGCCGAGGTGGGCCACGCAGTGGCTGGCATGAAGCTCTCGGACGCGAACGAACTGGTGAAGAAGCTCCTGGGGAAGTACGAATCGAAGCTGAAAGCGCCTCCGCTGGGCAAGAGCTTGTACGAGTGCTGGGATCCTGAGACTCGCAGGCCGAGCAAGGAGTACAAAGGCGTGATCAAGGCCTACAAGAAGAGCATGTCCGCCCTCGGGCTTGAGCTCAGGCCAGAGGAATAGACGCGACCTGGACCGGGCCATCCCCACTTCCTCTCGTCTGTCGAAGCAAACGATATCAGAGAGGTCGTACATTGAGGTCAAGCAGGCTATGACGCAGAAGATGCACAAGCTGTTCCTGACTACGTGCGACCTCGGAGAAGCAAGGTCTGTCAATGCCAGCGAGTGCGAGAGTTGCCCGCAAGGGAGCGTGGTTGATGGCAAGTCGCGGGTCATCTGTGGTGGCGTCACGAAGTTCTTCGTAGCCCCTTGCTACTATGAAATGCGGTCTGCAGCCACGATTTTCGACTGCGCGAAGTGCAGGTTCGGCGAAGTGGGCCAGGACAGGATAAGGGTCTTCTGCTCCCGTATGTGATTGTATCTCGCGGTCCTGTATTTGCGAGCTGTCTGTGTCATCTCCGCGAAGCCTGGACAACAGTATTATATAAATCGACTAAACATATACTAAACTCGGATGGGATGCAGTAGTGACTTCAGCTGGTAGCTCAGCTTATGTCATTGGTTCTGAGCCTAAGCCAGGCAACGTCTACCTCGTCGAGGAGAGGCGACCCAAGGTAAGCTTCGAGCTTTTCGACCAACAGCTGTCCGCAGGATACAACGGGCTGATCGTCACACGAGATTTCCCGAAGAAGCTCCTGTCCGAGTATGGAATCGGCGATTGCAGAATGCTCTGGCTTACCAACCTTGTTGGCGACGGAAGGATCAACCCGACGGCGATTGGCATCCTGATGAGCCAGGTCAGGAATTTCGTCGAAGGCGCAAAGAATACAGTTGTGGTGTTAGACGGCCTTGATTATCTTATCACGTTGAATACATACGACCGCATGCTCCAGTTCATGCACCAGTTGAGGGACACAGTTGTGACGAACGACTGCATCCTCATTGTCCCAATGGACCCGAGAACCGTCGGCCAGAGGGAGCTAGCGCTGCTCGAGAGGTGCATGGAACCGATTGTACCTCGCTCAGAGGGAGACGTTCAGGAGGAGTCGGTCATCGGCTCGGGCGAAGCGGGTGTTCTGAGGCTCTTGGACGCGCACCCGAGATAGGGTGCTTAATTTATCCACTATCATCAAACGATACGATTGTAGATTCCTTTTATCGTTCAATCGCCTAGTAGCTTCTCAAACCAGCTTATCATGTGCTTGACATCGGGGAAGATCTCGACGCTCCCAGCGTCCCTGAGGTCCTCCTCGGGAACATCCCCTGTCCGCACTGCCATG comes from the Candidatus Thermoplasmatota archaeon genome and includes:
- a CDS encoding monomethylamine:corrinoid methyltransferase; translated protein: MVQILDVMEKALNGKPMSETDYQLRVFAPKVQEKVREHKIKFDPSNPIPNDNSLADDIFEAGMELLVDVGAYCTTSGRVISYTEAEIKNALRTAPSKVHFGEGRDRKALVNRKVGDKTPPWCLLGAGGGACSSDRSFLTLVEGYAEIPETNGITTPAITRVGGMRVRPASPLEVMAAQRNAVLAREACNRAGRQGIPIMNSLATAESDIALAAAMHPKFGMRPSDGYMICCMDPMKVDFARLNKVAVALSLGGPIGMCFGPLLGGYSGGPEGTAVSNVAHHMMGILTYQSSWLLPFTIHLKYVASSPRDMLWVISTMGQAVSRNTHLLSLNLNYTTAGPCTPMCLFETSASVTAAVTAGLSIESLGVATNKHEDRTTPVEPRISAEVGHAVAGMKLSDANELVKKLLGKYESKLKAPPLGKSLYECWDPETRRPSKEYKGVIKAYKKSMSALGLELRPEE
- a CDS encoding DUF835 domain-containing protein, with the translated sequence MTSAGSSAYVIGSEPKPGNVYLVEERRPKVSFELFDQQLSAGYNGLIVTRDFPKKLLSEYGIGDCRMLWLTNLVGDGRINPTAIGILMSQVRNFVEGAKNTVVVLDGLDYLITLNTYDRMLQFMHQLRDTVVTNDCILIVPMDPRTVGQRELALLERCMEPIVPRSEGDVQEESVIGSGEAGVLRLLDAHPR